One Acropora palmata chromosome 2, jaAcrPala1.3, whole genome shotgun sequence genomic window, AAATAAGCACatgcaaagcaaaaaaaattaaataaacacATAATCCACACCGTCCTCCCACGCCTCAATATTACGACAacgaaaaaaattggaaacagGGAGTACAAAATTTATAGGTTCATGTGAGGTATTCGACCACGCATGGACCGTTTTATAAATTGTCACGGCGCTACTTCAACTAGGAGTAGCtaacagatttaaaaaaataacaacggcagtttgaaaaaaaataatttgactttttgGGACAACAGAATTGTTTCTTACAATTGACTCGCCTGCGTTGGGTTCGTGCAAgcttcaaataattttttcttgttgtattTAGCGTTGCTTTGTCGTTGGATTTGAAACTGTTTCGGATTCGTTGCTGATCGGGGCTTTGCTGTTCAGTAGAAgattatttgtttaaaatgttaCATGCCTGTATAAATATGACTTTTTCCCGCAATCTCTATACGCTGCAGAGTTGTCTGTCTGCATCATGATTGagcttaaaattatttttatcaccTATTTGTTGCGTTGTTCAAGTCAACGAAATTCAGACTTGATTAGACCCAATTGTTTGGCTCCAACCgctaataatatatattcaCACTGCATGTTcttgcgtttttttttgtttcaaactcCATGGTGGCCACCATTGAAGTAgattaacgctttaactgccgtatGTGccctcagggcacttatagattttactctaacgccagacgattttactcgtcaatggggaaccccttggcagtgaaagggtgaACTTTGCACAATAAGACTGTCGGAGAGACTTAACGGTTGGAAAAAATAGCCTGATGACTTTAATAACTCTTTTTACCTTCAAATTTTCTATAGATGTGTTTGACCGTGTTAAACGACTGAAAGCGTCAATAGGGAGTTCAAATGTCTCGGCGCGCTAGTTGAATAAGTTGCAAGGGAAGCTCGTGAAATATTACCTTCGACTTCTTCACCCTTGACTGGGTTTTTAGCATGGAATATTTTCCCATCGTCAACATGATATCCGACAGTTCTCTTTGACCATCCTGGCATGGAATGATTGGCTCCATAGCCCTCCCAGACTACGCCAATGCCCAGAAACCTTCAGCCTCCTGTTTCTTGAATGAGTACCTACAATGTGTGTGTAAGAATAAAGCCACTTCTTTTGGTGTGCTCTCTTCAACGAAATTATGAAAAAGCAGGCACGTTATTCTCCGCTGATTTCATATTCCATCTCAGACTGTCttgtatttaacaattattccatgagcgctcGTTGGATAtaagatggtaaatagccaacgaggcgcgtagcgccgagttggctataaccagtctcatatccaacaagcgcgaatggaataattgttttattaaattccttgaacttcaaaaatttgaagtacgaaataagagcgaaaaaaaagacttgatgaagatgcgatgttttgtaacaccttgtggtcagacagacgtaggttcatcacaaaaaacattcctTGCTTTTttgcgtacttctaaacgtcgacATTGACCCTAAATTTCCACATAAAAgtcttttcaaagaaaaattgctccTTCCGGTGAAAAcattttagcttagcaacgcttaccgcaatcatttaccatataaggtcaaactaaggtatatgagctgataacaaAGATTGAGTGAACTAATCAGAGCACGCGAAATGCATtgtccgaggttgagaatttaatacagtcgaacctcgattatccggacctcgattatccggacttttcgattatccggactttttctctggtcccgtttttttcatgaatattaataagctttgatctcaaaagctttcagaggtaaaaaatgtttaaaatcaagaaaagtgtgttcaaaacagcgcatttgccgcttcgctttcaaaagatttagcgctcggcgacaaagagcattctgatgcattcagctgaattttgattggttcagtattgtaattaaaaatgtgctatctttatttcttttgtttacattgttgtctcattaatattcatattttcgattatccggactctcgattatccggactttttactgaggtcccgacgagtccggataatcgaggttcgactgtaatgGGTGTTGTACAGTGATGGTGCTGGATGTAAACTGTATTTCGTGCCTCTCCACAACATCCCTTAGTTGATTTATCCTAAAACCTCCGGTGTTGGTAGTTTTAGTCTTATCAGCCCAGCAACTCTACATTTTCAGTACTATTTCACCCAGAAAAAACATGTATTTCTGATGtatttagttttcattttcgcagGTTTCACAGTGTGAGTGACGATAACAACGTCAGTTTCCCATTTTTTTGAGTGGAAGATTTGGcaagttaaattaaattaataatgcATGATTACTTCAAAATGAGGAAACTTAAGTGAAAATGGGGTGGTATATCTGGCGCCATGTATTGGGTATTTCATAGTGTTTTCAGGTTGGCACTTATCGCACAGCTTGGCTCCCTCGAATGTTAATAGACATTCTTCCACGTGAATTCCTTTACTGTCCCAGGCCTGTATTCAATCAAAAGATAAGAGTTCATGTCAACAGGATAATTTTGTATAGCTTGAAGTGTCGACAAAGGCGTTGAAAAAACGGGGTGCTGATAAGTTAATATTTATGTCTGATTTTCCAACGTCCAAGAAACATCATATCGGTGTAAGCGCTAATTAGGCACACGAGTCGTAAATGTATACTGGAGCTCTGAAGCGAGGCTTCGAAAGTAAATATCTCCCTCTTCTTTTATGATAGCGTCCTGTAAGCACAAGTGGTTCGCTACAACGGACGCCTTTTCGATACAAATCGATCATTACAAAGCTAAGAACAAcattgaacaaaatttaaaggCTCTGTGACTGCCCATAGGTGCCGTTAACTATTGTTCCGCTCTGAGCTTAAAGCTGCTATGAATGTTGTTTCTACATCTGGATAGGATTGTATTTCATTGAATGGGTTACGTGGTGTGGCATACATAGCGTAACTTATCGCAGCGTGGCTGTGATGTAGTGTTGCGGGCTGCACATAATATGGTGTGTTGAGTCGGCTATATTGTGCTTTGCTTTACTGTGTTATTTTGCATTATTCTGTGATGTGATGCACTTTGCTTTGTTGTGCTGCGCTAACCCACGCTGCTGTGTTGTGAGTTGAGGCCAACAATTCATTCCCACGTATTGCAAACTATGACTAAATCAGAGAGAGAAGGATAGATAACAAATATatagttaaaaaagaaagagctgTAATGTCGGCAGCTGTGAGCTCCACTACCTGAGGACCTGTTGGGAGGACGTTTCTGTCTAAACTACCATATGCTGTAAAGGTTGTTTGTGCAATCTGGTTGGCCATTTGCCGATTCCGCTCGGTTTCAAGGAGAACACGATCTAGTTTCCGTTCGTctataaaagaaagaaagtttgtgtgaagaaaatacaaTCGCTCATAGTttactaaataaaaaaaaaaggcagatGGCATTACTTAACACTAGGACTCAGAACAGTTACTTTTATTACGGACGATCCAAGTAACGGAAAGTGAAAGAGCGTTTCGCATTGTGCATAATTTGACATTTGGGATCAATTGTGACATATTAATGTCTACTAACTAAGCCCTCTCAAGTCATACCACATTTCTTTTGATCCAATacttttgttcagtttttcgCCCTGCAACCATCATTAAAATGGGCCTTTTTACAATTTCGTAGTGTCATTTCCGGTGTTCATGCAGCGCTTCAAAAGTATCTACATTTTCAATGTTTCGTGACCATACTTTGACTGTTTTAGGACACTGAACGCAGTCCTACAGCTCATAAATATAATTCTTCCTACCTGTTAGAGGAAACAAATATCCGTATTCAGCAAAGTACACGGACTCCAGAGGCTTTAGAACACGCTTTAAGTCCTTGTTTCTAAAATAGTGAGTGAGAGATTTTAACGTCATAATTCTATCGTTAGAATTCTTGCCTCCTTCGCTAAACGTAGAATTTGACACGCGTGATGCATGGTCACAGTAAACATAGGTGATGCAGTCAGATCTAGTATCCTTTGAAATGTACAAGTTTGTGATACTACCCGTTGCAACGACGTTTAGGTCACGAATTTATACcgaagttatattttagaCGTTCCATTTGAAGCTCGCCTTCCCCAGCAAGATAAATTGTAAAATAACGCAGGGTGACTTTAGACAAACGAGAGCAAGTATACTTCTCCAATAAGTAGAAACAAACTTACCCGAGCCGTCTGTTTCCGCTTTGTGCACCAACTAAAACACTTCGGCAACCCACGGCATTTAAACACGAGAGAGACGAAGTTAACGGGAACTGGTATTCTTGGCTTGCACGTGACGTCAGATACttttccatatttgggtatCCGCCATGCTGGTGTTCCACTGCGGGTAAAATTTCCATGTGTTTATATGCATATATGCCATCACTATTTAGTTACAATGGATTCTTCGGAAAATGAACGCGTCCCTTCGATTGAGGAGCTTTGTAGGAAAATCCCAATATTGTCGGAGTATTGCGTAAAACTCGAGGACAGCGTAAAACGAagatatttagaaaaaatCGCCGAAGTTGGAGTCGATCCGGTCACCATTCCCGATCAACAGTTTGACACGGAGTGCCTTCCTCCCATCGAAGCGATGGATTTGTTAAGCTACTTGGTTTTGGAAACAAGTTTCTACACCAAAGAGCAGTTTAAAGCCTACAAGAGTTTAGAGGCCTACAACTTTCTGGTGTCAGGATTTCTAACAAGTATTCAAGGTTGCATTGTCGCTGGTAAGCACATCGTCACAGGAAAAGTGATACATTCCCAGAGAATGAATGACGCTTTGATCTCTGTCTGGATATTAGCCGAAAAAGATGGAACAGTCAGATCAGCTCACTGCTTAGGATGCAAAGCAGGACTCTCAGAATCGTGCTCACACGTAGCAAGCGTGTTGTTTTACGTGGAAGCTTGGACAAGAATTCGAGGTCAGTTGGCTTGCACACAAGTAAAATGCTCGTGGCTTTTACCATCATTTGTGAAAGACGTTCCATATGCTAGAATGCGGGGCATAAATTTGGCCTCCGCCAGAAAACTGAAAGCGGATTTAGATAAAACAATCGATAGCTTAAGCGAAAACAGCGAGGCTCAGGCAACATTCTTCACCGCCAGCAGAAGAGAACTAACAGTGGAAGTTCCCACAGAAGCTGAAATGGACACCTTCTACAAAAGTTTAGAcagatcaaaaattaaaccgGTAGCATTAAGTCTTATGAAGCCCTACTCTGACCAGTTTGTATCAGAAAGCAGCAGTATCTTAACAATCCCAGACCTTTTTGACAATGACAATTTAAATCTGTCCTACACTGATCTGCTAAAGAAGTGCTTTGAtgttgaaatttctttgtcaagtgAAGAGATTTCACAAATTGAAAGAGATACACAAAGCCTGGCAAATGGGTCTGCATTTTTTCGACATAGAGCGGGTCGTATTGGTGCATCGATGAGTGGAGCAGTCTGCCGTACAAACCCTGCTCAACCATCACAATCACTGATCAAATCAGTCTGCTATCCACATTTATttaaagtgaacacaaaagcAGTGCTTCATGGGTGTAAACATGAAGCTGATGCGATTAAAGCCtatgaagaagaaatgaaaaacagtcaTGCTGACTTAAAACTTTTGCGGTGTGGATTAGTTATTAACGAAGAGTATCCTTGGATTCATGCCACTCCCGACTTCTTGGTATCTTGCACATGCTGTGGACTGGGATGTGGAGAAATCAAATGTCCAATATGTATTGACAgaagtgattttgacagttatgttttaaagaaaaattcttgcCTGGAAAAGGTAGCTGgtaattttcaactgaaacgAAACCACAACtacttttttcaagttcaacaaCAGCTTTTCACATTACCAGAGCGAAAGTACAAtgactttgttgtttgtgCGTTTGATAGTTCTCACCGTGCAACAATTGTTAAAGAAAGAATTTACCCTGACCATGGTCACTGGAAGGTTGTTTTCTCAAAACTTACCACTTTCTGGAGAACATGTGTTTTGCCTGAAATTTTAGGTAGATGGTACTCAAGAAAGTGTGACATTTCTGCTGAGATACCTCAAGCAGGTGATGGAATTTGCTTTTGCAGAATGCCATCAGATGGAAACACTGTGAAATGTGGAAACATTCAGTGCCCATTTGTTGAATTTCATCCATCATGTTTGGCAATCTCAACCCCACTTCCAAGGCTATGGTATTGCCCTCACTGCTGCAGGCTACCACAATTTAAGCGTGCAAGAAAAGTAAAGGAAAGTTATTCAGTAATAATAGCTAAGGCTTTATCTCTTGATAGTATTTGCATTTGCCAAGCAGTGCCGCAGCAATCTGATAACTTACTCGAGTGTCACAACGAAAATTGTCAgaggaaatttttttcacctgACCTGTCTTGGTTACAAGAAAATGCCAAACAACAGCAAGACCACTTGGAAATGCACtgattgcaaaaaacattatGCAAAGCCATTCCATGACAGCACTGCTGTTTCAACTGGGACATGCCAGGAAAACCCAGTCGCTACTACCACTTGTTCTTCTCAATCTCATCATGATAAACCCAAGTTGTATGAATCTGACAATGCACGTGATTCTGACAGTGGTGAGGAAAGCACTGATGACATTGAGGTTACTATGGTAACAATGTGTGACTCTGAACGACATCGTTCACTTGGAAATCTTGATGAGCAAGATTATCAGCTTATTATGTCGCCCCATGGTTGGCTTGATGATGCAATTATCCATAGTGCACAGGTGCTTTTGCAGGAAATAAACCCTTTAATTGAAGGTTTTCAGCGACCTATATTAGGTCCAGTGCGAAATTTTAGTGTAGTTTCTGGCGAATTTGTGCAGATATTGCATACAGGACAAAATCACTGGGTTTGTGTCAGCTCAGTAGGATGCATTCCTGGAACAGTAACACTCTTTGACAGTCTCTATCATGACATAATCTCTCAAGAAGTTGAAGATCAGGTCAGAAACCTATTAGCGCACAACTTCCAGAAACTAGAGTATGCACCCTGCCAACAGCAAACAAATGGTAGTGATTGCGGGGTTTTTGCTATTGCTTTTGCAACAGCTCTTGTGTTCGGATCTCATCCACAAAACCTAAATTTTGACGTTTCAAAAATGCGCCCACATTTAGTGACCTGTCTTCGAGCTGGTCAGATGTCtcaatttccattgttttaaatttacttGACTTAATTACAAGAACCTTGCCTTTTCATCGAGTACAATTTTGCAGTATTAAAATTCTATTTAGCTATCAAGACAACTATCACATTGTTACCCTTTACATGTAGTTCTCAAGACAATAAGAGCAAGCtaatgatatttatttaaagaatGAACTGTTTCAATCATACTAGAATTGGCCACCAACAAGGTTAACACATAGTTACAATTATTTGGGATAATGCCCTTTCATTGCTTTGCAAATCTGAATACCCTTAGCATTTAATTACAAATATACTTCTGGAATGTAGACATGGGATTAAGAGCTACaaccaaaacattaaaatattgcttGAGATTTTTTGTCGAACTGATTGGTCATTACATTGTTAAACTgttaaagggaaaacaaagcattgatgtgtttcttttgatttgcaCAGTAACAGCAATACAAATAAATCTTAAACTAGCAGTATCATCACCGGTTGCTAAAgtaccaaaataaataatttgggATGATCACATTCCTACTTCTCATGACCTTGTTTTCTAAATAATGAATAGTaagacaatattattattgcaaagtgaaatttgacaCTGATCAGTTATGGACCTTGGCAGCCATTATGGGGTCTAAACATAGTACTAACCCTATTGCTTCCTTTCCTTGTTGTACAGTTATTACTGATGTGGAAAAAGTTTTACAAACAACCAAATAACTGTTTAATTGGTCATCTCTCATTTGTCTGTCTTTCTGTTTGTGAAATGTGCAAGCCACTGTGCTTATAATTAGAATTAGCTGTTGAAATTTGTACAAGTtgtcttttcaaattaataaactGGTGATTACATGGCAGTTATAACCTCTCATTGCCTGATTCTTATACTAAATCCAATCTCTTTTGAAACCATGGCAATACTTTTGATAAAGTGGTTGGACAAATGAGAAGGATCAACACCTGTGATCACTTGTAAACTTTCCACTTAAGATGGTaaccattttgattttatggCAACACAGAGTTGCGCTAAAAGCATTGTTCAGGCAATGGAAGATGTCAATCAGCATATGCTATCGTGCCTGTACATTTCTATGCAACAAAAGATTGTCATGTTCATATTATTTCAAAGCCACCCCAAAAATACTACCACATAGAGTGGCCTTACAAAGGAGTAGTGTTGCAGTTTGGAGGAGGGGGTGGCACAGGAAAGGGGGTACTCAGCATATCTTTGGCTGGGGAGGTGCCCCAGTCACTCAAATCCTGACCTTGTTTAAGAGTAAACTCAATAAATTCAGCATGCCAATTTTTGATACCCAGCTTAGGACATTTAACCTAAAACAAGACCCTGTTTcagacaagaaaataattgttcttGCTTGGGGGACAGCTGGCTCCGATTAAGACAAAAATCCCTAAAAGCCATACTCGCACATCCCGTTAAAGCAACATAAGGGGATACCCACAGGTGGTGGTACATACATcaacaacattaaaataaGTCAAAAAAGTTGGTTAAAAGCAGCACAGTTCACATGGCTGAGTACAATGGAACCCCAGTTTCTTGAATCttcttttttgcaaaactTCTGGTAACTTGAACTTTTACTCATTTCACCTATTTAAACAATGTACTATATTTAACCATTGATTTGAAATCTAATTTCTCAAACCAATTTTCGCTGCCCTTGGAGGTTTC contains:
- the LOC141874070 gene encoding uncharacterized protein LOC141874070 encodes the protein MHICHHYLVTMDSSENERVPSIEELCRKIPILSEYCVKLEDSVKRRYLEKIAEVGVDPVTIPDQQFDTECLPPIEAMDLLSYLVLETSFYTKEQFKAYKSLEAYNFLVSGFLTSIQGCIVAGKHIVTGKVIHSQRMNDALISVWILAEKDGTVRSAHCLGCKAGLSESCSHVASVLFYVEAWTRIRGQLACTQVKCSWLLPSFVKDVPYARMRGINLASARKLKADLDKTIDSLSENSEAQATFFTASRRELTVEVPTEAEMDTFYKSLDRSKIKPVALSLMKPYSDQFVSESSSILTIPDLFDNDNLNLSYTDLLKKCFDVEISLSSEEISQIERDTQSLANGSAFFRHRAGRIGASMSGAVCRTNPAQPSQSLIKSVCYPHLFKVNTKAVLHGCKHEADAIKAYEEEMKNSHADLKLLRCGLVINEEYPWIHATPDFLVSCTCCGLGCGEIKCPICIDRSDFDSYVLKKNSCLEKVAGNFQLKRNHNYFFQVQQQLFTLPERKYNDFVVCAFDSSHRATIVKERIYPDHGHWKVVFSKLTTFWRTCVLPEILGRWYSRKCDISAEIPQAGDGICFCRMPSDGNTVKCGNIQCPFVEFHPSCLAISTPLPRLWYCPHCCRLPQFKRARKVKESYSVIIAKALSLDSICICQAVPQQSDNLLECHNENCQRKFFSPDLSWLQENAKQQQDHLEMH